The Devosia sp. genome segment TGCAGTGCCACCAACTCTATACCACCGCCTATGTGCAATTGGCCCATGGGTCGCTGAGTGAAGCCCGTGAGGCCTGCGAGAAGGCGCTGAGCCTTGCCGATGCGCGCGGCCAGGTCGATCACCAGGTCAATTGCTCGGAAATCCTGAGCCGTATTCTCGAGGCGCAGGGGGAAACTGCGGCCGCCCTGGCCATGCACCGGCAATATCACCGGCACTATGTCGTCCAGTCCGGCGAGTCGGCCCGGCGCCGCGCCCGCATCGAGGAAATCCGGTCGGAAACCGACAGTCTGCGCGCTCGTGCGGCCGAGTTGGCCGATCTTGCCCTGTCCGATCCGCTGACCGGCATCGCCAACCGCCGCAGCTTCGATCAGATCCTCAATCGCCTGGCCGGAACACCCTTTGCGGTGGCCATCATGGATCTGGACAATTTCAAGCAGGTGAACGATCGGCACACCCACATCATCGGCGATGCGGTGCTGCAAAAAGTGGCCGGCATCATGCTCCGCCAGATCGGGCCGCACGGCCACGTCGCCCGGCTTGGCGGCGAGGAGTTCGCCCTGGTATTCCCCGATGCCCCGGCTGCCACGGCCATCGCCTTTTGCCAGGGGCTGCGCATCGCCATCGCCAATGCCGACTGGTCGGATATGGCCGACAACCTTGTGGTGACCGTCAGCATCGGCATTGCCGTGGGTGATGGCGCCCAGCCATCGGGCGAACTGATGCAGATCGCCGATCGCTGGCTCTACGAGGCCAAGTCCCAGGGTCGCAATCGCGTGCTGGCCGGCAAGTCTCCGGACTTGCTGTCCGCCCCCATCGCCGCTCAGGCGGCTGGAATCTAGCCTATTCGGACATTGTTGGGCGGGCGGCGGCCCTGATGGCAAAGTCCAGAACCCGCCCCCAACTCAATTCGATCGCCAGGCGCAATCCGATGAGCAGCAGCAGCCCGATCATGCCGCTGCCGGTCAGCATCACGCCCCAGCCCCCGAATATGATCACGAACTGCATGACGACGATCCGCACGTAAAGCGCCGCGACCGTCGGCACCAGCGATGCCTGCCGTCTGTCTTCCAGAAACACGGCGCCGCGATAGAGGAAGATCAGCAGGAGGATCGGCCAGAGATTTTCGCCGATCACCATGGTGCGGACAAATCCCTCGACCGACCAGATACGGTCGGACCAGCCATCGCCATAAAGGGCGCTCATCAGGAACAGGTGGACGCCCATGAACACGCTGGCATGGAGGGCTATAAACCCGGCGCTGATGCCGCTCTTGATTGGCATGCCGGTGCGCCGGTCGCGCACGACAGGCGCTTCGCCGATGTGAAACGCGATAGTCAGCACGGTCCAGAAGGCGATGACCAGGGTCTCGCACCAGTAAAAGACCATCAGCGTGAAGATGTCCCAACCGGCGAACAGCACGCCGAATAGGGGCAGGATGGCGCTGAGCACGGTCAGGACGAGCGTATTGTAGGGGCCGAAATGCATATCCCACTATGCCCCGGATTCGCGCGCCGCACCGCCCCTGAACAGGGTATGCATCCGCGCAGATGAACGACTAGCCTTCTGGAACAATCCGGGAGGTGCCCCATGAACCCCATTCGCCTGGTCGTCGGCTTGTCGGCCCTCATTCTCGCGGCAATGCTGGCTGCGGTGCCCGCGCAAGCCGCCACCGTGACCTTCATGTCGTGGTTCTATTCCGCCGATCACGCTGTCCCCCACATTCACTATGACGGCCCGGTGGTCGATGGCGACCTGGATCAGCTGAAGTCGGTGTTCGATTCCTACGTCACCTGCGATCTGGAGCAGTTTCCGGCCGAAGGCGGTAATTGCGCAGTCCTCTCCCTCAACAGCCCCGGCGGGAGCTATATCGAAGGCCTGCGCCTGGCCCAGTACCTGCGCGACAATCGCATTGCCAGTGTCGTGGAAGTCGGGTCCCAATGCTATTCAGCCTGCGCCTTCGCCTTTCTGGGCGGGTCCGGCTATTCGAGCCAGTCGCGCGTCGGCGTCTATGTCGATCGTGTCGTGGAGCCCGAGGGCATTCTGGGCTTCCATGCGCCCTATTTCGCGCCCGATTCGCTGGATGGGCTCGTGGCCGAATTCGGCCTCGATGAAGTCCTCGGCGCCAGCCGCGACGACATTTCGCTGATGGTTCGCCAGCTGGTCAGCTGGAATGTCGATGAAAATGTCCTGGGCTACATTGTCTCCATGGGCCCCGACGAAACCTATGACGTGGTGACCGGCGAAGACTATTTCCTCACCCGCACGGCGCTGCCCGATACGCCCCTGTCCCTGTGGGGCGCCAGCGCCAGCGATCCGATCCGCAATGTCTGCACCAATCTCCTGGCGGTGCACGAGAACGAATTTCCCAGCGCCGTCATGGATCGCATCACCGATTCCACCATCCAGCCCATTGGCGTCGACGCCAGCGGCAACGCCATCAGCGGCATTCGGCTTGGACCGGACAACGGCCTAGACGTCACCTTCTGCGGCATGCCCACCGCGCAGCTCGAGGCCGCCGCCGATGCGGATATTGCTCTCTATAGCGGCGCGGGGATCAACGGAACGATCTCCTCGATCCTGACCTATTTCCATCGCCCCGATGGCTGGTCGAGCCTGGATGCGGGTGGCACGGCCAGCCGCTCGATGTTCCAGAAGGGCGCGATGAACACGCTCTTTCTCGACATCACAGCCAATCTGGCCACGGGAGATCAGACGGTCATCGACTATATCAACATGGACAAGTTCATGACCCCCGCCATGCTGGCCGGCATGGCCGATGGCACGCCCTATGTGCAGTCCACCCTTGCCCTTGAGGTCAGCAGCGAAACGGGCTGGTCGCGCACCAGCCGTCACGGCGGCGCCGAACTGGTCGAGCAGGTCGGCACGCGCCGCCTCTACGACATGGTCCAGCAAAGGCTTGCCGCTTCGGCGGGGGTCGAACACCAGTCGGTTTCTGCCGGCGGGTTCATCTACACCATCCGCGATACCGCCTCGGCCAGCCCCTATGTCTGGGTCGGGTTTCTCGATGGTGACGAGGCCAATGTGGTCCGCATCGATCCCCTGATCGCCAGCGATGGTACGGTCACCCAGCTCGACGCCCTCTACGCCATTGCCTGTTCCTTGACCTTCAAGACCACGCGCCTGGGCTGCGCGGCATGACAAAAGCGCGGGTCCGATTGGCACTGGCCAAAGGGCCCGCGCTGTGGCTTATGGCGCCACGCAAAAAATTCGTACAGGACGTCCATGAAGGTCATTTTTGACACCGACCCTGGCATCGATGATGCCATGGCCCTTCTTTATCTGAGCAAGCTGCCCGAGATCGAATTGCTGGGCATCACCACTGTGGTGGGCAATTCCAATATCGAAACCACCACCCGCAATGCCCTGTTCCTGCGCCAGCAGTTCGGCCTTGCCGCCCCGGTCATCGAGGGCGCTGGCGAAACGCTGGATGGCGTAGTCAAGTCCGAACCGGTCGTCGTGCATGGCGAGAACGGCCTGGGCGACATCGCCATTCCCGAGGTGGACCGCACCGGCCTGCGCGCGGGCACGGCCAGCCAGTTCATCATCGATACGCTCCGCGCCCATCCGGGCGAGGTGACCATTGTCGCCGTCGGCCGCATGACCAACCTGGCCCTTGCTTTGCGGCAGGACCCGGCCATTGCCGGCCTGGCCAAACAGGTCGTCATCATGGGCGGCGCCTTCGGACTCGAGGGCCGCAGCGGCAACATCACCCCCGCTGCCGAAGCCAATATTTTTGGCGATCCGGTTGCGGCCGACGAAATTTTCGCCGCCGATTGGGAAGTCGTGGTCGTCGGCCTCGACGTCACCCACGACATCGTGCTCTCCAATGCCTATCTGGCCGATCTGGCCGCCTCGGTTGGTGAGAATGGCGAAATGCTGCGCCAGATGTGCGAGCATTACGCCAAATTCTACACCGAGATCATGGGTCTGGCCGGCGTCGTCGGCCATGACCTTTTGGCCATCACCTATCTGCTCAAGCCCGAATGGTTCGAGACCCGTCCCGGCCCCGTGCGCGTCCTTACCGACGGCATTGCCGTGGGCCAGACCATCCAGATGCCATCGGCCCGCACCGGCGGTCACCCCGACTGGAACGGCCGCCGCCCGGCCCTGGTCTGCACCAAGGTGGACGCCCCCGCCGTGCTCGAGCACTACCGCCAAACCGTCAGCCGCTGATGGTCGTAGGGGAGGGGTCGGCCTCTCCCCTATGGCGCCTCTCCACACTGGATGTCACCCCGGCTCCATCGCCCCCTCGCCCCTCCGGGGAGAGGGCCGGGGTGAGGGGTGAAAGCCCCCCGGCGAGCGCCGAAGCCACCTCGAAAGCGAAACGCTCTACCCCCTCGGCTCCTTGGGCGGCACCGCCTTGAGCTGGTCAAGCAGGAACGCATGGGTGGCCCGGTTGGCAACGATCATTGCCCCGGTGCGCTCGAAATAGCCCGGTCCGCGCCCCCACCAGTCGGTGACGACGCCGCCGGCTTCTTCCACCAGCAGGATCCCGGCCGCGGTATCGACGAAGCCGGTTTCCTCGAAATAGCCGGTCAGCCGCCCGCAGGCGACATAGGCGCAGGAATTGGCGGCGCTGCCGACCACGCGGACGGCCCCGATGGGCGCGCGAATGGCGTCGAGCCGCTCATAGGCGCCCTTGTGCAGCGACAGATTGGGCGTCGGCAGGCCGGTGCCGACCACCATCAGGCCGACATCCTGGCTGCTGCTGACCGAGAGTTTCTCGCCATTGAGATAGGCCCCGCCGCCCTTGACGGTGGTGAACATCTCGTCGGAAACCGGATTGTAGACGAGCCCGCACATGGTCTGCTCGCCCCGCCGCAGGGCGATGGTGATCGTATAGTGCTGCCCGTTGATGAAATTGGTGGTGCCATCGATCGGGTCCACCAGCCAGCGGTGTTCCAGGTCGTCGCCATCCACGGGCGGAAATTCTTCTCCCGTCAGGCTCCAGTCCGGATAACGGCCCAACAGGTGCCCGCGGATCAGGGTTTCCGAATCCCGGTCGGCGTCGGAAACGAAGTCGCCTGGCCCCTTGATGCCGATTTCAAGATCGCGGAAACGCTGGAAGTGTTCGAGCGTCAGGGCTCCCGCCCCGCGCGCCGCCACCACCATGTGCTCGAGGATCGTGTCGTAATCGTGGGTCATGTCTCGAGGGCCGCGTAGAGCCCCTCCGGATCGTCGGTTGTTATCTGGTCGACCTTGAGGTCCAGCAGGCGCTCGACCTGCACCACACTGGCCGGCGTGACCTCGCGGATGGTCCAGGCGTCGATGCGCGTGCCATGCCGGTGGAAGGCGTCGACGATGTCAAATCCAGCATCGGCCGCATGCGTCACCATTTCCCAGTAGAGATAGACCAGTGCCGCATCGGGCATCTCGGCCATCGCCTCGTCGACGTATTCCTGCAACCTGCCTGCCGCCAGTGCCGCTCGAAACCTGGCCTCGTTGGTCGCGTCGAAGCCTTTTTTCATGGCCGGCAAGGCCGCTGTCAGCATGTCGATGGCTTTGGCGGAGCCGGACGATACCACCATGTTGGACGCCACCGGCCCGGTCGCCGCCACGAATTTTGCCACTGCACGGTCGTCGAGAACGCTCTCGTCTTCCTTGTAGTCGAGCTGCAGCAGGGCATCGGGATGTACCGCGCCCCCGGCCATCAACTGGCACAGGTCTTCGAGCAGCATCACCGCGTCGGGCAGGGGCTCTCCGTTGTTTCCCCGCAGGTTGAGCTGCCGGATTGCCGCGTCGCTGGTCCCTGCCACGGGCCCCGCGCCCGTCGTCTCGCGATCCAGCGTCAGGTCGTGCAACACGGCCATGCCCTTGTCGCCTGTGACCACCAGATCAACCTCGACACTGGCGCCAAGCCGCATCGCTTCGAGGATACGCGCGCCAGTAAATACCGGGTCGCTCGCGCGCCGTCTGCCGCGATGCCACTTGAGCCAGGTGCGATGGCCGTGCCTGTCGATGAACAGCGGATCAGCCATCTCAGCTCCGGTAAATCTGCGCGTCGTTGCGATAGGCCGCCACGGCGCGGGGCTTGAGCGTCACGCCCTGTCCGGCTTTGAACAGATCGGGATGAGAGACCATCGACTTGAGGCGCACCCCGTCGCTGAGGTCGAGGTCGACCAGTCCATGCGTGCCGAAATCGGTGACGCGATGCACGCGGGCCTGGCCCGGCTCGGCCGCCTCGATATCCAGCGCTTCCGGCCGCACCGCCAAAGTCGCGGGGCCATCCACCACCGGCATGTCGACCCTGAACCCGCCATGCTCGAAGACCCCGTTCGAGACTGTGCCCTCGATCAGGTTCATCGTGCCGATAAAGCCGGCCACGAAAGGCGTTTTGGGCTCGCGATAGACGACATCGGGGCGATCGATCTGTTCGGTGCGTCCATTGCGCATGACCACGATGCGGTCGGCCATGGACAGGGCCTCGTCCTGTCCGTGGGTCACGAACAGGGTGGTGATCCCCAGCCGCTGCTGGATATCGCGCACTTCCTCGCGCAGCCGTTCGCGCAAATGCTGGTCGAGGCTGGCAAAGGGTTCGTCGAGCAGCAGGATTTTCGGTTCCAGCACCAGCGACCGCGCCAGCGCCACGCGCTGCTGTTGCCCGCCCGAGAGCTGCGAAACATGGCGATTGCCATAGCCGCCAAGCCCCACCAGTTCGAGCACGGCATCGACTTTGTTCTTGATTTCGTCGGGCGGCAGGCGGCGCAGCTTCAGCCCAAAGGCCAGGTTCTTGAACACATTCATATGCGTCCACAGCGCATGGCTCTGGAACACCATGCCGGTCGGTCGCTTTTCCGGCGGCAGGTGCGTGATATCCTCGCCATCGATCTGGATCAGCCCACCTGTCGGCCGCTCGAACCCGCCCACCATGCGCAGCAGCGTGGATTTGCCCGAGCCGGATGGCCCGAGCAGGCAGACCAGTTCGCCGTCTGCGACATCGAGGGAGAACGTATCGACGGCGACCACATTGCCGGCGGGGAAGATCTTGGTGACGTCTTTGATCGTGAGTACGGACATTTCCGTTCCTGTCAGCTAGCCAATGCGGACAGGTCCGCAAATAGGTTCAACTCGAGCGCGGTGTTGGAGGTGCAGTGCCTCATCATCCCCCGAACCCCCGCGCAAAGGCCCCGCCGCCGATGACCCGGCGCGCAAACATCAGGGCGATGAAGCTCGGCACCCAGAGCATGACAGAGAGCACGGCGCCGAACTGGATGACCATCTGGTTGTTGATGAAGGAGATCATCAGCACCGGCATGGTGCGGATACCCGGCGCGCCGATCAGCCAGGCGCCCTCGGTCTCGTAGAACGTGCCGACAAAGCTCAGCAGCAGCGCGGCCGCAATCGTCGGCCCGGCCTGCGGCAGCGTCACCGACCAGAATACCCGGAATGGCCCGGCGCCCACGTCGCGCGCCGCTTCCTCCATGCGCCGGTCGACGCCCTGGAAGGCGGCCACCGGAATCCAGATCATGAACAGCAGCGTGCCCACCAGCTGGATCAGCACCACGCCCCAGAATGTCCCGATCAGGTTGAGCTGCAGGAAAATGGCGGCAATGGCGATCAAAAGGCCGAATTTCGGAAAGGCGTGTCCGGCCAGGAACGAAAAGAACAGGAAGGTCCGGCCCGGAAAGTTCATGCGCGCAAAGGCATAGGCCGCTGGCAGGCAGATGGCCGCCGAGAGCAGCGTCACCACGGTGGACAATTGCAGGCTCAGCGTCAGTGCGGCCCACACATCCGGCCGGGTCAGCGTCTGGTTCCAGAACCTGAGCCCGAATTGCTGCGGGATGACATTGGGATAGCGCCAGGCCTCGGTGAAAGCCCAGGTGCCGACCACGACCAGCGGGACCACCACGACCAGCGACAACAG includes the following:
- a CDS encoding diguanylate cyclase, producing MPFSRIETHQGFAEGTHALRAGDLTEALEQFKLVYSQSEADGDADLMAASLCEIAWTCFKLGDAEQGLECAIGAKWLWRRLDNPPELVRSLAVEAVLFLELGFVDEAYELSSEAVGLARSLDAPSMLAFALSAHGLALSLCREAQLASQAFSEAIAIADGLGNATGSAYYRVNLGFAHAKLADEARDFGDLDVARAELEQARALTCEAVERALDAADYWILRVARCNAAEFMAGLDDITCALEMLQRCDDIPTQAGPSLQCHQLYTTAYVQLAHGSLSEAREACEKALSLADARGQVDHQVNCSEILSRILEAQGETAAALAMHRQYHRHYVVQSGESARRRARIEEIRSETDSLRARAAELADLALSDPLTGIANRRSFDQILNRLAGTPFAVAIMDLDNFKQVNDRHTHIIGDAVLQKVAGIMLRQIGPHGHVARLGGEEFALVFPDAPAATAIAFCQGLRIAIANADWSDMADNLVVTVSIGIAVGDGAQPSGELMQIADRWLYEAKSQGRNRVLAGKSPDLLSAPIAAQAAGI
- a CDS encoding DUF6498-containing protein, which codes for MHFGPYNTLVLTVLSAILPLFGVLFAGWDIFTLMVFYWCETLVIAFWTVLTIAFHIGEAPVVRDRRTGMPIKSGISAGFIALHASVFMGVHLFLMSALYGDGWSDRIWSVEGFVRTMVIGENLWPILLLIFLYRGAVFLEDRRQASLVPTVAALYVRIVVMQFVIIFGGWGVMLTGSGMIGLLLLIGLRLAIELSWGRVLDFAIRAAARPTMSE
- a CDS encoding nucleoside hydrolase, with protein sequence MKVIFDTDPGIDDAMALLYLSKLPEIELLGITTVVGNSNIETTTRNALFLRQQFGLAAPVIEGAGETLDGVVKSEPVVVHGENGLGDIAIPEVDRTGLRAGTASQFIIDTLRAHPGEVTIVAVGRMTNLALALRQDPAIAGLAKQVVIMGGAFGLEGRSGNITPAAEANIFGDPVAADEIFAADWEVVVVGLDVTHDIVLSNAYLADLAASVGENGEMLRQMCEHYAKFYTEIMGLAGVVGHDLLAITYLLKPEWFETRPGPVRVLTDGIAVGQTIQMPSARTGGHPDWNGRRPALVCTKVDAPAVLEHYRQTVSR
- a CDS encoding inositol monophosphatase family protein, giving the protein MTHDYDTILEHMVVAARGAGALTLEHFQRFRDLEIGIKGPGDFVSDADRDSETLIRGHLLGRYPDWSLTGEEFPPVDGDDLEHRWLVDPIDGTTNFINGQHYTITIALRRGEQTMCGLVYNPVSDEMFTTVKGGGAYLNGEKLSVSSSQDVGLMVVGTGLPTPNLSLHKGAYERLDAIRAPIGAVRVVGSAANSCAYVACGRLTGYFEETGFVDTAAGILLVEEAGGVVTDWWGRGPGYFERTGAMIVANRATHAFLLDQLKAVPPKEPRG
- a CDS encoding glycerophosphodiester phosphodiesterase family protein, translating into MADPLFIDRHGHRTWLKWHRGRRRASDPVFTGARILEAMRLGASVEVDLVVTGDKGMAVLHDLTLDRETTGAGPVAGTSDAAIRQLNLRGNNGEPLPDAVMLLEDLCQLMAGGAVHPDALLQLDYKEDESVLDDRAVAKFVAATGPVASNMVVSSGSAKAIDMLTAALPAMKKGFDATNEARFRAALAAGRLQEYVDEAMAEMPDAALVYLYWEMVTHAADAGFDIVDAFHRHGTRIDAWTIREVTPASVVQVERLLDLKVDQITTDDPEGLYAALET
- a CDS encoding ABC transporter ATP-binding protein, producing MSVLTIKDVTKIFPAGNVVAVDTFSLDVADGELVCLLGPSGSGKSTLLRMVGGFERPTGGLIQIDGEDITHLPPEKRPTGMVFQSHALWTHMNVFKNLAFGLKLRRLPPDEIKNKVDAVLELVGLGGYGNRHVSQLSGGQQQRVALARSLVLEPKILLLDEPFASLDQHLRERLREEVRDIQQRLGITTLFVTHGQDEALSMADRIVVMRNGRTEQIDRPDVVYREPKTPFVAGFIGTMNLIEGTVSNGVFEHGGFRVDMPVVDGPATLAVRPEALDIEAAEPGQARVHRVTDFGTHGLVDLDLSDGVRLKSMVSHPDLFKAGQGVTLKPRAVAAYRNDAQIYRS
- a CDS encoding ABC transporter permease subunit, which translates into the protein MSDLAPARAPIDWTGIAFAALLSLVVVVPLVVVGTWAFTEAWRYPNVIPQQFGLRFWNQTLTRPDVWAALTLSLQLSTVVTLLSAAICLPAAYAFARMNFPGRTFLFFSFLAGHAFPKFGLLIAIAAIFLQLNLIGTFWGVVLIQLVGTLLFMIWIPVAAFQGVDRRMEEAARDVGAGPFRVFWSVTLPQAGPTIAAALLLSFVGTFYETEGAWLIGAPGIRTMPVLMISFINNQMVIQFGAVLSVMLWVPSFIALMFARRVIGGGAFARGFGG